The genomic stretch AAGTTACGATTCAGCCCTTTTTTTATAGCTTTTGCTTTTTACTTTTTTGCTAATTCTGCTTTTGTTGAGAAGACATACTTTTCAGCAGCTATCCAAACTCCAAACATGATGCCCGAATAGAGTAGGGTCGAAGCTAAAGTATATCTGAAAAATGGAAGTGCTTCAGCAAAACAATACAAAAATCCGGCTAAGGACTTCTCGTAAGGAGTGTTTGTAATATCCAAACCGAAAAGCCAAGAACCCATATTTGTCAGCAAAAAGAAAATCAGAGCACTTGCCAAGGATGTAAGTGTTACATTTTTGAAGTTAATAGTCTTTATTCCAACCATTCCCATGAAAGCAATTACTACAATTGCAAAGTAAACTATCAATGTGCTGTAATGAAATCCTGCATAATAACCCAACAAACTTTCGCTAAAGAAATGTAAAAGTACATCGCTCAAAAACATTACCGAAATAGGGATTAAGATAGCAAATTTTCTGTTAGAAGCAAAAATTGCTCCGGCAAATAATGCTAGCGCTGTTACCGGCTGAAAATTTGGGAAAACGGGAAAAAGTCTCGATAAAGCCATTACTAATATTAGCCCGATTGCAAAAAGCATTTTATTTTGCGTTGTCATAATTTTATACTCAATTTTAGTTAACAATACTATCAGATACAAAAATATTCAAAATAAGTCATAAACACAAATATTAAACTGAATAGGGTAGAAACTTTAAAAACTTTAGTTTACATAATGTTGATTATATTGCATAAATATTAATCTTGATTTTTCAAAATCGTCTTAAAAACCTTCAGAAAGTTCCTGTCATTAGTTTCAATTTTATTTTGAATCCTTCTCAACATATCTTTATTCATCATGTTTTTCAGAATATTATCTTCCGGATTTGATTTCACAAGTTTGTTGTCCGGATTCTCTTTGTTTGATTTACTCATGGCAATTAAAGGTTACATTCAATACATTGGTTGTTGTTTATCGAAAAGATTGGTTTGCCTTTCAAAACTAATTTATCAAATGGTGTATTTGGAGACTTCGATTTAAATAGTTTTTTATTTACAGTCCATTCTATTTCGGGATCGAAAATCGTAAGATTTGCTCTTTCACCTACATTGAATTCAATAGATTCCAAATTCAAAATCTTTCGTGGATTAACAGACATTTTTTCGATAATTTGATTCAAAGTTAGATGTCCTGCATGATAAAGATACGTCAGCGAGAGCCCCAATGAAGTCTCTAAGCCAATAATACCGTTTGGAGAATTTTCCAATTCTACATGCTTTTCATGCAAACTATGCGGCGCATGGTCAGTAGCAATACAATCAATCGTTCCATCTTTCAATCCTTCGATAATAGCTTCCACATCTGATTTGGTTCTCAATGGCGGATTCATTTTATAATTTGAATCATAAGTGGTCAGATACTCATCTGTAAGGACAAAATGGTGTGGAGCGGCTTCAGATGTTACTCTTTGTCCGTCAGCTTTAGCTTTTCTGATTAATTGCACAGTTCCGGCAGTACTGATATGCTGAGGATGATAACGGCGGTTGCCTGTATAACTTGCAATCATTAAATCCCGAGCCACTATCATTTCTTCAGCTATACTCGGGTATCCTTTCAATCCAAGTCTGTAAGCCAAAGCACCATCATTCATTGCAAAATTCTTTGTCAAAGAGTGCTCTTCGCAATGCTGAGACAAGAGATAATCAAAAGGTGCAGCATATTCAAAAGCAAGTTTCATCACATCAGCACGGCTTACGGCGGAACCATCATCGGTAAAAAGTACGACACCAGAATCGCTTAATTCAATCATCGGTGTAATATGGTCGCCTTTGCGTTCTTTCGTGATTGCTGCCGATATATAAACATCCGTAAGTAAGCCTTTGGACTTGCTTTTGATATACTCTACAACAGTAACGTCGTCAATTGTCGGTTCAGTATTGGGCATACAAACTACGCCAGTAAAACCACCATTAGCTGCCGAATCTGTTCCTGTTTGGATTGTTTCTTTATGCTCTTGTCCGGGTTGTCTGAAATGCACGTGCATATCAAATAATCCCGGTGAGGCTACAAAATCTTTCGAATCAACAATTTGTGTTTGTGAATCTGCATTTATCGCAGAACTTGTCATTTCCGCTATGAATCCATCTTTTACTAAGATATTAAGCCGAGTATCAAGTTTTTGACTCGGTGATATTACTCTGATGTCATTGAATAATATATTCATCAATTTTCCGGTTCTTGTACATAATAAGTTTACAAATTTAACATAATTATATCAAAATGGCTCTGATTCGCTTTGTTTAGTGCAAATCTTATCATAAAAACGAGTTGCTTCCATGTTGCCCATTTCTGAAGCAGTTCTCCAATCTTTGCAAGCAGATTCTAAATCGTTCATTTCGTAGTATGCCCTGCCCCGCTCAAATATTGCATCTGTGTCATCATTGTAAATTGATAACAGTATCGTGTAATCTTTGACTACATCTTTGAAATTCCCGATTTTGGAATTCAATTGTGCCCTACTGTGAAAAGCCCTGACATAATTAGGTTTAATTTCAATTGTTTTCGTATAACATTCAATTGCCTTGTCATAGTCTTCAAGACCTTCACATGCAACACCGCTATAATAATGTGCTTCTGCGTAACTTGAATCTTT from Candidatus Kapaibacterium sp. encodes the following:
- a CDS encoding tetratricopeptide repeat protein, yielding MFYKILPILLLASVLFSCSETKEEKIKIAVGLINSKSYESALAKLADIISKDSSYAEAHYYSGVACEGLEDYDKAIECYTKTIEIKPNYVRAFHSRAQLNSKIGNFKDVVKDYTILLSIYNDDTDAIFERGRAYYEMNDLESACKDWRTASEMGNMEATRFYDKICTKQSESEPF
- a CDS encoding dihydroorotase, producing the protein MNILFNDIRVISPSQKLDTRLNILVKDGFIAEMTSSAINADSQTQIVDSKDFVASPGLFDMHVHFRQPGQEHKETIQTGTDSAANGGFTGVVCMPNTEPTIDDVTVVEYIKSKSKGLLTDVYISAAITKERKGDHITPMIELSDSGVVLFTDDGSAVSRADVMKLAFEYAAPFDYLLSQHCEEHSLTKNFAMNDGALAYRLGLKGYPSIAEEMIVARDLMIASYTGNRRYHPQHISTAGTVQLIRKAKADGQRVTSEAAPHHFVLTDEYLTTYDSNYKMNPPLRTKSDVEAIIEGLKDGTIDCIATDHAPHSLHEKHVELENSPNGIIGLETSLGLSLTYLYHAGHLTLNQIIEKMSVNPRKILNLESIEFNVGERANLTIFDPEIEWTVNKKLFKSKSPNTPFDKLVLKGKPIFSINNNQCIECNL